A window of Burkholderiales bacterium genomic DNA:
TGCCAACCGTGCGCCGCGAACCATTTTTGACTCCAGTCCCATTGCATCCCAACACGTAACGCATCAATCCCGTCCCCATAGCCGGCCTCTATCGAAACGCTGTCAACTGCCCCTGCATTGACACTTGCAATAACAAACGGAATCAAAATAAAGATTCTGATTTTTTTCACTCAGATTTGATCACTTGAATTGATAATTGTGCCTGCATCATAGAACAAAATCATTGTGGAGGCGAGCCTTGCCCCGGCACTTGCAGAAATAGCTGTGGCTGCTTCCTTCCGGACCTGACCAAATTTACTATCCTGCAATGCGGGGAGGCCCGCCATAACCGTTCATAGCGCGTTCACAGATCACCAGTTATTTCAAATTTTCGCCTACAGCGTAGGGAAACCGATTCCGCAATACGCCAATTTTTATGGTCTGTTACTTTACCGGAAATGCTTGCGTAGGGTAATCTGCTTCTGTCTGTAGCGAAGATTATTAGGCGCGTCGGTAGCTTTAGCCCCATCACAGTCCATGTTGTGCTTCAACAAATCCCCGAAACGGGCGGGATGAATGATCGCTGCGAGATCGCATTCCAGAACCGGAGTAATTTTTTTCAATAAATAACGAGCCGGACGGCGAGCACAAGCTAGCGGGGCTTCGGCGTTAGATCGAACGTCAAGGCGCGTTACAGGTGGCGACCGATTTTCAGTGCGCGATACGTCTCGTGCCGTCTGAAATGTGTTGCAATATGTCGAGTAGTATTTTTCGACCCCCAGGTATAAATTAATGTATCACAGCAATAGTATAATATAATATATTGATATATAGCAATATTATTAAAAACGATAATTGCGAGTATTCCTGAATCCGTTGCTAATGTTAGAATTCAAAATAAGCGTGCGCGCCGTCCGTGTTAATAGAATTTTCAAAGTACGAGGCGTATCGCAACTGAGTAATACCGTTTCGACTATTGTTCACAAGTACTAATAACGCGTTCTCAAAATAGCGGGCACACCTTTTTCATTTTAAGCATTTTCCTCACCCAAGTTAGACGGAGGAGTCCATGTCATCAACCATTGAATCGGTCCTTGTCGAATCACGAGTATTCCCGCCCGACCCCGCTCTCGCAAAGAAATACAATGTGCCGAGCATGGAGGCGTATGAAAAACTTTGTGCCGAAGCAGAACGCGATTTTGAAGGATTCTGGGGGCGACTGGCCAAACAACACTTGCTGTGGCACAAGCCGTTCACCAAAGTGCTCAACGAGACCAAGGCGCCGTTTTTCAAGTGGTTCGAGGACGGTGAGCTCAATGCCTCCTACAATTGTCTTGACCGCCATCTTAAAACCCAGCCGGACAAAGTCGCGATAATTTTTGAATCGGACGACGGCAAAACTACGAAAATCACGTACAAGCAGCTTTATCACACGGTCTGCCAATTCGCAAACGGATTGAAATCGCTTGGAATCAAGAAAGGCGACCGCGTGCTCATCTACATGCCTATGTCTATCGAGGTGGTGGTCGCAATGCAGGCTTGTGCCCGCATCGGAGCCACGCATTCGGTAGTGTTCGGCGGTTTTTCGGCCAAGAGCCTGCAGGAGCGCATTGTAGATGCAGGCGCAGTAGCCGTAATCACTGCCGACGGTCAACGCCGCGGCGGCAAGGAAATTTCACTAAAACCGGCGGTGGACGAAGCGTTTGCTATGGGTGGTTGTGAAGCGGTGAAAAGCGTGGTGGTTTACAAACGCACAGGCAGCAGCATTGCAATGCTAGCGCCGCGTGACAAGTGGTGGCAGGACGTGATTAAGAACCAGCCGCAGGAATGCGAACCAACCTGGGTAAATGCAGAGCACCCGTTATTCATCCTTTACACGTCTGGCTCGACCGGCAGACCAAAAGGCGTGCAGCACTCTACTGGCGGCTATTTGCTATGGACAATATTGACGATGAACTGGGTGTTCGACAGCAAACCGAGCGATATCTTTTGGTGCACGGCGGATGTTGGCTGGGTGACAGGCCATTCTTATATAACCTATGGTCCCCTTGCAGTAGGAACCACTGAAGTTATGTTTGAGGGGGTTCCGACCTACCCGGATGCCGGCCGGTTCTGGAAAATGATACAGGACCATAAGGTAAACGTGTTCTACACCGCACCCACTGCCATTCGCTCGCTTATAAAAGCCGGGGCCGATTTGCCAAAGAAGTACGATCTTTCCTGTTTGCGAATACTCGGTACCGTAGGTGAGCCGATCAATCCAGAGGCATGGATGTGGTACTACGAAACCGTGGGAAATAGCCGCTGCCCCGTCATGGATACATGGTGGCAGACAGAAACCGGTGGTCATATGATCAGCCCGCTACCGTGCACACCGCTGAAACCCGGCTCGTGCACGTTCCCTCTACCCGGTATCATGGCTGCAATCGTGGATGAAACCGGCCGCGATGTGGAAAAAGGCAAAGGGGGGATTTTGGTCATCAAGAGGCCCTGGCCTGCGATGATTCGCACCATCTGGGGCGATCCCGATCGCTACAAGAGTTCTTATTATCCGGAGGATTTCAAAGGCAAGTACTACCTCGCAGGCGACGGAGCCAGCCGCGATGAAGAAGGATACTTCCGTATCATGGGCCGAATTGACGACGTGCTTAACGTGGCTGGGCACCGTCTCGGCACCATGGAGATCGAGTCGGCGCTTGTAGCCAACACCAAGTTGGTTGCCGAAGCTGCGGTGGTCGGGCGCCCCGACGATATGACCGGCGAAGCGGTTGTCGCATTTGTTGTATTGAAAGGCGCGCGTCCGAATGGGGAAGACGCCATGAAAATTGCAAAGGAATTGCGCGACTGGGTGGGCAAAGAGATCGGGCCAATCGCCAAGCCAAAAGACATTCGCTTTGGTGATAATCTGCCCAAGACCCGTTCCGGTAAAATCATGCGACGCCTGCTGCGTTCGATCGCCAAGGGCGAGGAAATCACCCAGGATATTTCAACTTTGGAAAACCCGGCGATCTTGCAACAACTTAAGGAGACCGTTAAATAAGCGCAAGCGGTCAACACAGCCAAAAAAAGGGCGCTATTTTGCGCCCTTTTTTGTTTTTCCAGGTAAGACGGCCACTATAATGCGTTTATGAATGCTTCACATATTTGCGCGGGCACGCCATGAAATCTTCTTTGATTAAGGGACAACGCTTAGTGGCGCTTTTCTTGCTGGGCTGCTTGCTGTTCAATTATCCCCTGCTTTATCTCTTTAACAGCGACAGCCGGGTCTTCGGCATCCCCCTGCTTTACGCCTATATCTTTGGCGCTTGGACCATGCTGATCGGCCTGATGGCGTGGGTCGTTGAGGGAACGGGTCGCAAGGGCTCCAGGGACTGAAAGCGCGGAAGCAAAATGCTCCACGGCTGGGTTGTCATCGTTTGCTCATTTACCTATCTTGGCATCCTGTTCGCCGTCGCCTATTACGGGGACAAGCGCGCGGATGCAGGGCGCAGCATCATCGCCAATCCCTATGTGTATTCCCTGTCGCTCGGTGTTTATGCCACTGCGTGGACCTTCTATGGCAGCGTGGGGCGTGCAGCAAGCAACGGCGTTGGTTTCTTGCCGATTTATCTTGGCCCCACTCTGATGATTGCCTTATGGTGGCTGGTCCTACGCAAGATCATACGTATTAGTAAGATCAACCGCATTACGTCTCTGGCCGATTTTATCGGCTCGCGCTACGGTAAAAGCGCGTTGCTTGCTGGACTCGCTTCCATTATCGCAGTCGTTGGTATCGTTCCTTACATTTCGTTGCAGCTCAAAGCCGTATCCACCAGTTTTACAATTCTTTTGCAATATCCCCAAATCGTCATGCCTATCAATCTTGGGACCGTTCCGATCTTTGGCGATACGGCGCTTTATGTGGCGTTGCTGTTGGCCGCATTCACCATTTTGTTCGGTACGCGGCATCTGGATGCCTCGGAACGCCATGAAGGCATGGTAGCCGCGATCGCCTTCGAATCTCTGGTGAAACTTCTAGCCTTTCTGGCAGTGGGAATTTTCGTTACATTCGGTATATATCACGGGTTCGCGGATATATTTGCGCGCGCGGCCATCAATCCAAAATTACAACCCCTGCTTGCGCCCCTGGGTGGAGTTGCTGGAGGTTACGGAAGTTGGGTTTGGTTGACCATATTGTCGATGTTCGCAATCATGTTTCTGCCGCGGCAATTCCAAATGGCCGTCGTCGAAAACGTAGATGAGAATCACTTGAATAAGGCAATGTGGCTGTTTCCTCTCTACATGCTGGCCATCAATATCTTTGTACTGCCGGTGGCTTTCGGCGGCTTGATGCATTTTCCCAAGGGAGTTGTGGATGCCGATACCTTCGTCCTTACGGTGCCTATGGCGGAACGACAGCAAGGCCTTGGCCTGCTGGTTTTTATCGGCGGACTGTCTGCCGCTACCGGAATGGTAATTGTCGAAACCATCGCTCTCAGCACCATGTTGTGCAACGATCTAGCAATGCCGGTGTTGCTGCGAATGAAAGTCTTGCGCTTGGGGAGCCGTAAGGATTTGAGCAATCTGCTGCTCGGCATTCGCCGCGGGGCCATCGTATTAGTACTGCTTCTGGGCTACGGGTATTTCCGTCTGGCCGGTGAGGCTTACGCACTGGTTTCCATCGGATTGATTTCGTTTGCCGCAGTAGCGCAATTTGCGCCGGTCATCCTAGGAGGAATTTTCTGGAAAGGCGGAACAAGATCGGGGGCACTCGCCGGATTGAGCATCGGATTCCTAATATGGTGCTATACCCTGCTTCTCCCCGCGTTCGCGAAATCGGGCTGGCTGCCCATCAGTTTTCTTGAACAGGGTCCTTTTGGTATCGCGCTGTTGAAACCGCACCAACTATTCGGCTTGACCGGACTTGACGTAACCACGCATGCGCTGATTTGGAGCATGCTCGGCAACATCGGCGCCTATGTGGGTGTGTCTTTGAAAAGCCGCCCCAACGCGATCGAGCAAGCCCAAGCCACCTTGTTCGTAGATGTTTTTAAGCAAACCGGCGACGTGGGCGGCTCCCGTTTCTGGCGCGGTATTGCGTCCGTTCCCGCGTTGCACGCTTTGCTACGGAGATTTCTCGGGCCGATACATGCCGATGCAGCTCTGACTTCTTATGCGAAGCAGCGTGGGTTGGATACTATCAGCGAAATTGAAGCGGACGCAGACTTGGTGCATTTCGCTGAGACCCTGCTGGCGGGTGCAATCGGGGCGGCGTCAGCGCGGGCAATGGTGGCGTCAGTCGTTGAGGAAGAACCGCTGGGCATTGATGAAGTACTGAATATCCTCGAGGAAACTTCCCAGGTCATCGCTTATAGCCGCAAATTGGAACAAAAGTCTCGCGAGTTGGAAGCAGCATCAGCAGAATTAAGGACCGCTAACGAGCGCCTTGAAGAGCTGGACGAGCTCAAAGACGATTTTGTTTCGACCGTATCTCACGAACTGCGCACACCGCTAACTTCAATTCGCGCTTTGTCCGAGATATTACTCGGCCACCCGCAATTGGAAATATCAGAACGCAGCAGGTATTTAAAGATCATCATAAAGGAAAGCGAAAGACTCACCCGCTTGATCAATGATGTTTTGGATCTGTCCAAGATCGAGTCGGGAAACATTGAGTGGAACGTCGCTGACGTGGACCTGAGAGAGGTTATTGGGGACGCGGTCTCGGCAACGGATCAATTGTTCAAGGAGAATAACGTCACATTGGAAGTTCAGCTTCCCAATAATTTGCCAGCCGTCCGCGTGGACCGAGATCGGTTGATGCAAGTCGTCATCAACATGCTCTCCAATTCAGTCAAATTCTGCGACAGACGGGCGGGAATGGTTTCGATTGGCGTGCGGCAAAGCGCACAGTCGCTGCGGGTAGACGTGCGGGATAACGGACCCGGCATCAGTCTTCGAGATCAGCAAATTATCTTCGAAAAATTTCGTCAGGCAGGCGACACTTCACAAGGAAATCCTCAAGGAACTGGGCTGGGCCTGACTATCAGCCGTCACATCATCGAGTATTTCCAAGGCCGACTATGGGTCGAAAGTGACATAGCACAGGGTGCAACCTTTTCATTCACCCTGCCTCTAAAAACAGAAATCAATTCCCAGATTCCGGACCTGGAGACAAATTTGGAAACCCCGGATTCCCGCCATGGCTAAGAAAATACTTATCGTGGATGACGAGCCCAATATTGTCGTCTCGCTGGAGTTCTTGATGGAGCATTGCGGTTATACGGTCAGGGTTGCGCGAAATGGCGAGGAAGCCTTGCGACAGGCGGACGCCTTTAAACCGGATCTGATTCTTTTGGACGTGATGTTACCGTTGAAAAGCGGCTTTGACGTGTGTCAGAAAATTCGTGAAAACAGAACCTTTCAGTCAACCAAAATCGTCATGCTCACTGCCAAGGGACGCGATATCGAAGCTACCAAAGGCCTCGCTCTGGGTGCCGATGCCTACATTACCAAGCCTTTTGGCACCAAAGAATTGCTAGACCAGGTTGAGCGCCTGCTGGGCGAATCTTAAGTAGCGTTGCAACGCGGGGAATTGCGCGCCGCTTCAGCTCTACAAGTGATCTTCGAGCATATAGCCGCGACCGTACAGCGTACGCACCGTAATCCCGCTACCGTCTATTTTTCGGCG
This region includes:
- the acs gene encoding acetate--CoA ligase, producing the protein MSSTIESVLVESRVFPPDPALAKKYNVPSMEAYEKLCAEAERDFEGFWGRLAKQHLLWHKPFTKVLNETKAPFFKWFEDGELNASYNCLDRHLKTQPDKVAIIFESDDGKTTKITYKQLYHTVCQFANGLKSLGIKKGDRVLIYMPMSIEVVVAMQACARIGATHSVVFGGFSAKSLQERIVDAGAVAVITADGQRRGGKEISLKPAVDEAFAMGGCEAVKSVVVYKRTGSSIAMLAPRDKWWQDVIKNQPQECEPTWVNAEHPLFILYTSGSTGRPKGVQHSTGGYLLWTILTMNWVFDSKPSDIFWCTADVGWVTGHSYITYGPLAVGTTEVMFEGVPTYPDAGRFWKMIQDHKVNVFYTAPTAIRSLIKAGADLPKKYDLSCLRILGTVGEPINPEAWMWYYETVGNSRCPVMDTWWQTETGGHMISPLPCTPLKPGSCTFPLPGIMAAIVDETGRDVEKGKGGILVIKRPWPAMIRTIWGDPDRYKSSYYPEDFKGKYYLAGDGASRDEEGYFRIMGRIDDVLNVAGHRLGTMEIESALVANTKLVAEAAVVGRPDDMTGEAVVAFVVLKGARPNGEDAMKIAKELRDWVGKEIGPIAKPKDIRFGDNLPKTRSGKIMRRLLRSIAKGEEITQDISTLENPAILQQLKETVK
- a CDS encoding sensor histidine kinase; translated protein: MLHGWVVIVCSFTYLGILFAVAYYGDKRADAGRSIIANPYVYSLSLGVYATAWTFYGSVGRAASNGVGFLPIYLGPTLMIALWWLVLRKIIRISKINRITSLADFIGSRYGKSALLAGLASIIAVVGIVPYISLQLKAVSTSFTILLQYPQIVMPINLGTVPIFGDTALYVALLLAAFTILFGTRHLDASERHEGMVAAIAFESLVKLLAFLAVGIFVTFGIYHGFADIFARAAINPKLQPLLAPLGGVAGGYGSWVWLTILSMFAIMFLPRQFQMAVVENVDENHLNKAMWLFPLYMLAINIFVLPVAFGGLMHFPKGVVDADTFVLTVPMAERQQGLGLLVFIGGLSAATGMVIVETIALSTMLCNDLAMPVLLRMKVLRLGSRKDLSNLLLGIRRGAIVLVLLLGYGYFRLAGEAYALVSIGLISFAAVAQFAPVILGGIFWKGGTRSGALAGLSIGFLIWCYTLLLPAFAKSGWLPISFLEQGPFGIALLKPHQLFGLTGLDVTTHALIWSMLGNIGAYVGVSLKSRPNAIEQAQATLFVDVFKQTGDVGGSRFWRGIASVPALHALLRRFLGPIHADAALTSYAKQRGLDTISEIEADADLVHFAETLLAGAIGAASARAMVASVVEEEPLGIDEVLNILEETSQVIAYSRKLEQKSRELEAASAELRTANERLEELDELKDDFVSTVSHELRTPLTSIRALSEILLGHPQLEISERSRYLKIIIKESERLTRLINDVLDLSKIESGNIEWNVADVDLREVIGDAVSATDQLFKENNVTLEVQLPNNLPAVRVDRDRLMQVVINMLSNSVKFCDRRAGMVSIGVRQSAQSLRVDVRDNGPGISLRDQQIIFEKFRQAGDTSQGNPQGTGLGLTISRHIIEYFQGRLWVESDIAQGATFSFTLPLKTEINSQIPDLETNLETPDSRHG
- a CDS encoding response regulator, whose amino-acid sequence is MAKKILIVDDEPNIVVSLEFLMEHCGYTVRVARNGEEALRQADAFKPDLILLDVMLPLKSGFDVCQKIRENRTFQSTKIVMLTAKGRDIEATKGLALGADAYITKPFGTKELLDQVERLLGES